TCAATAATAAACTAATTTTATTTATTCCAGCTTGATTGGGTTCGAAGCAGTAAATATGAGACGCCCCCATTGCCGATGCAGTCGATGCAAAGTCACCCGGAGCTGCTCCAACATCAAACACGACGTCGCCAGTTTCAATTTTAACTTTTTCATTGAAATAAAAGCTTCCATGTAATGGTAAAATTAAACCAGCTCGACTTTTATTCCAATCAATAACATTTTTAGGATCTGTTGAAAATCTATCTCCAAGATATCTAAGGATTGGCAACCAATCTTTTAGGATTGAGTAATACTTTTTTTCTTCTTCAAGTGAATATTTTAACCCTAGAATATGTGGATAAAAAATATCAAGGAAACTATCTAATCTAAATGATTGCTTTGGAACAATAATACCATTAAAATCATAATATTTATTATCCTCGGAAATGTATGATTCAGCCATCTGCTGGATACAATTTCGATATCCTTTTGGAGTTACCCTTCCTTGAGAAGTTTCATATCCTTCTCTAACCCTGATTTCATGGTTTATACCATAAATAAACTTTGAACGTCGTTGAGCTTTTGACAAATCTTGATCAAAAATGTTGTATAAAAAGGACTCAAAATTTGAGATTGTAAGCTTTGATGAAATATAATCATTAATTATCCACGGTTTATTCATTTTTTCTTTCCATCTTTCGTCATTTTGATCTAATTTAATTATCTCTTCTATAGCTGGTTCAAAATCTGATTTATCTCTTACCCAGATGAAAGACTCCGGATTGAACTCTTTATCGATATGTGGATTCCCCCAATATATAGGAATTGTTTCAGCAGCCATAGCGTGAACGATTTTCTCAGTGGTGTATCCTGGTGTAGATGAATTTTCCATCGCGATTGTAAATTTATAATGTTTCATAACCTCGATTTTCGACTTTGCCCAATCAACTGACTTTCTTTCCTCTAACTCAGGTATGATCTTATTTCTTTGGCACGAACCTAAGGCATCTACAAATTTATATTCGGATAATTTTTTAAAAAAATCCACGCGTAATGAATCTGCCATGTTATCTGAATAAATAAAATTGCAAAAATATTTTTTATTGTATAAAATATCAGTTGATGAGCGTTTCTCTTTTAATAATTCAAAAATGCAGTTCCCATAGGTTCGATAATTTGGCCATCTTAAATATCTATCTCCAAATTCCATCCAATCAAATCCGATGCCATAATCACATATGTTGAAATCTGGTCGAATGTTTTCCCCCGTGTAAAAAATCCTGATACAATCATAATCTAAATGTCGACAGCCGAATGCTGAGTAGAAAATATAATCAGGCTTGTCAGAAATTTCAACATCGTATCTCTTTTTTAACGCCCCAGTGAACATATTATCATTAATATTAAAATGGGAATGAAAATCAACAAACTTTATTTTTATTTTTTTTTTATTTTTTAATTGTTCCATCGAATTTAACCTCATTATTTTTTTATATTTTAGCATTTTTCTTTGAACTATTGCAATAAGCAGATATTACTTCTTCAGGACAACCATATTTTATAACAGAACCTCTATCTAACCAGATGACTTGATCGCAAATTTGTTTAATCGTTTCCAAATTATGTGAGGTGACAATCACTGTTCTATTTCCTGTATTTATGAATTCCTGCATTTTCATCCATGATTTTTTTTGAAATTCAAAATCACCCACCGATAGAACTTCGTCCAATAATAATACTTCGGGCTTTGAGTGAATTGCGATAGAAAACGCCAATCTTGATTTCATTCCTGTTGAGTAGGTCTTAAAAGGATAATATATATGCTCTTCTAGCTCAGAAAATTCTATTATTGAGTCTACGATTTTATCAATTTCTTTTTTAGTTAGACCATTTAATAATGCTCCCAAATAAATATTATCTAATCCACTCGCATTGGCATCAAATCCAACTCCTAGAGTTAGTAAGGAAACGCGATTAGAATTGATAATAATTGTACCGTCAGTCGGCTCATAAACCCCTGCTAAAAGTCGTAATAATGATGTTTTTCCGGCGCCATTTCTACCAATTATACCGATTTTATGTCCTTTTGTAATAGTTAACGTTACCGATCTTAACGCATGAATAGGTCCTGGGTTGATTATTTTTGAAGACGCCCATGAACCAGATATTAAAGAAAATCTTTTTATTAAATTGAATGTGAGTGATACATTATCCAATTTGAAGACTGTGTCATCCATTGTAATCACGGCTCTATTTCATTAGAACATATCTTTTATCGTTATTATTTATCAAGTTATTGCCAATAAATAATAGAATTAATCCAATAATTCCAAATATTATTAAATAGAAATAATCAGGTGAAACTCCGAACATTAGGCAATCTCGATATGATTGTATAAATATTGTTGCTGGATTTAACAATAACGATGTTTGAATCTCTGATGAGAGAGTGTTATAATTGTAAAAAATTGGTGTTGTAAAAAATAGTAGCCAATTTATATATGTTATACCCAATTTAAAATCTGCTATCCTAGCCCCAAAATGGGCAAGAATAAGACCCATGCCATACATAAAGATTAAAAATATTATAGTTATGGGAATAAATTCAATGAAATGCCATGTTATTGGAAATTTAAATATAAAGATGAATATAAATATTAAAATGCAACTTAATAAAAATGTAATTGTTGATGTTATTAAATCAATTAGTGGAAAAAGTTGTTTTTTTATCGGAACTTGCTCAATAATACCCATCCGAACATTGATTGAATTCGTACTTTGAACTAAAGATGATGAGAAGAATCTCCAAATCACTAACCCAATCACCAAATAAACAAGATTTTCTGATGTTACCCGATTAAAAATTATATAATAAACAAATGATAAAACCAATACAAACATTATTGGATCGATAAACGTCCATAATATTCCCAAATACATATTTTTATACCTTGTTTGGAGATTGTTGATTGAAGAAAATTTAATATAGTCTCGGTATTGCCAAATTGACTTGATTAATGTCAGCTTGAAAACCCCTTTAATTATTTTTAAATCACCATAATAACGTTGGGAATAGCATTATAATTTAAATATTAATACTTTAGTGATAAGGTAAAAAAATAAACATTATATATAAAATATATTATTTTATATATAATGAATAAATATATATAAGATATAATATCCAATATATATTATTTTAAATATGTTTCGAACGAAGAAAGAAAATTATGTTCGATTCTTAACCTTATTTATTTTTTAGCGAGAAATGAATGGAAAGAGAAAAGAGTGGTATCATCAGAGGAACAAACACTTAACTCTATACGAATTTAAAGGCGTTAATTTATTATTTCTAATAGCAAGACAATAAACTAATAAATTTTCAATCAAGAATGAGAAATTTATGTAGTGATCTTACCTCTTTACAAATTTAGAAATTAATATTCTGCATATTATTTATGTGGCATATCCATCACCATGTTTGTCTCGTACTTATCCTTAATAATAAAAATCCTCTATTATAAATTGATTTGATTATCGCTAACTTCAACACCTTTCTTCACACGGTAAATAGATTAGATTAGAAGAACCAGCTGCATGATAGGCTCAACTATATATCATAATGTAATATTCATAAATCAAGAGTTGTGAATATCAATGATGAAGAATATTAGAGAAATTATTGATAAGCTGTTCATCAATTCACTTGAACCTGAATTCGAAAAACCTGGAAATGAGTATCTATCTTGGGTTTTGGATCGAATTCATGGGGAAAAGATATTGGATGTTGGTTCCTACAACAATGTTTTTTCGGCGATATTATATAATATTAATAAAAATGTAGATTCTGTACCCATAGATGCATCTGGAACCGATAATTTTTTAAATTTCATTCCATCCTATGAGAACGTTCAAGATTTTTTTAATAAATTAAATAATAATTATAATTTTAATAAATCTTATGACACAGTTTTAGTAACCGATCCCCAACGATGGGGGATGAGTTTGATAGATATTTTTAAAATTGATTCCCTGATAAATGATGGAGGAAAAATTATAATTACCATTAGATTTGGAAAGTTTGGCGACGATAATTTTTATGGGGACTATGGGATTGATTTAATTAATTTATTAAAAAACGGATATGAATTAGAAAGTCTCGATACTATAGGTAAATTTATCGATGACTTTCCATATTTTTGGCTTTGTGCATCATTTGTTAAAAAATCCTGTCCAATGAATATTGATAATGAATTAACGTTCCAAAGAAGATTAAACTATTTAATCGAAAATAGAGAATCTCAATACGTAAATTTATTAAAAATGAAAAAAGAAAAATCGAGAAATAATATACAATCATTAAATCATGAACTAATTGAGATTACTAAGGAGTTAAAAAATATTCAAGATAATTTATATTCTATTTACAATCAAATAATTCCTGCGCCCAAATCAATTCAAAATGATTCCGATTATAAGGATAAAATTGAATCGGAAAATGAGGTTGTCCCATTTGATGATTATAAAGCTGAATATCCGTCCCCAATTTTAAATGAATCAAAAATTTTGTTTCAAATCGAGATTCTTAAATCGAAGCTCAATGAAGCTGTAAAATTATTAAAAAGTGAATTAGATGAAGAAGAGAAATTATTGAAACGCTGTAACGAACTACAAAGAAGGCTAGAGAGATCGGAACAAAGATACTCAATATTGGCCAATTCAACCCTCGGAAAAATTACACTCACATATTGGAAATTCCTAAAAAATATGAAATGAAGGATGATGTTATGGAATTTTCAGATGAGATTAAAAATAAAATCGAGGAGATGGAGAATGATTTAATAAATATGCCTTTGATAAAATCAAATAAAAAAAGATGTTTTTTAGTTTCCAGACACTTTCTACCTTCAACGGCTTCACGCTCATTGACTATGTTTAAATTATTGAAAAATTCGTCTTTTGAATATATTGTATCATCCCAATATGTTCAGAACAATAAATGGCTCTACGGCGTCAAATCAAATATGACCTCAAGAAACATTCATCAAATAATTACTACTGAGGAAAATGAATGGGAAGAGCTCGTTGTCAGGGAATTTTTTAACCTTGATCCAATATATAAATTCGATTTTATAATGACCTGTATAATGCCCCCATATGATCATAAGATTGGGCTGGAAATTAAAAAAAGACGAAATACTATACCTTGGGTAGCCTTGTGGAGTGACCCAGTGGCATTTTCCCCATATGCTAATAAAGCAGGGGATTTTGAAAATGTTGCAGAAATTAAAAAAAAGGAATATGAAAAAGAAATCTTCCGTAAGGCCGACCTATTGGTCTTTACGAACTATCATCAGATGATCTATATGCTTGGAGATGATTTCAAAAAATATCGCGAAAAATCGGTAATAG
This genomic window from Methanomassiliicoccales archaeon contains:
- a CDS encoding ABC transporter ATP-binding protein — its product is MDDTVFKLDNVSLTFNLIKRFSLISGSWASSKIINPGPIHALRSVTLTITKGHKIGIIGRNGAGKTSLLRLLAGVYEPTDGTIIINSNRVSLLTLGVGFDANASGLDNIYLGALLNGLTKKEIDKIVDSIIEFSELEEHIYYPFKTYSTGMKSRLAFSIAIHSKPEVLLLDEVLSVGDFEFQKKSWMKMQEFINTGNRTVIVTSHNLETIKQICDQVIWLDRGSVIKYGCPEEVISAYCNSSKKNAKI
- a CDS encoding ABC transporter permease; this encodes MYLGILWTFIDPIMFVLVLSFVYYIIFNRVTSENLVYLVIGLVIWRFFSSSLVQSTNSINVRMGIIEQVPIKKQLFPLIDLITSTITFLLSCILIFIFIFIFKFPITWHFIEFIPITIIFLIFMYGMGLILAHFGARIADFKLGITYINWLLFFTTPIFYNYNTLSSEIQTSLLLNPATIFIQSYRDCLMFGVSPDYFYLIIFGIIGLILLFIGNNLINNNDKRYVLMK
- a CDS encoding FkbM family methyltransferase, producing MEQLKNKKKIKIKFVDFHSHFNINDNMFTGALKKRYDVEISDKPDYIFYSAFGCRHLDYDCIRIFYTGENIRPDFNICDYGIGFDWMEFGDRYLRWPNYRTYGNCIFELLKEKRSSTDILYNKKYFCNFIYSDNMADSLRVDFFKKLSEYKFVDALGSCQRNKIIPELEERKSVDWAKSKIEVMKHYKFTIAMENSSTPGYTTEKIVHAMAAETIPIYWGNPHIDKEFNPESFIWVRDKSDFEPAIEEIIKLDQNDERWKEKMNKPWIINDYISSKLTISNFESFLYNIFDQDLSKAQRRSKFIYGINHEIRVREGYETSQGRVTPKGYRNCIQQMAESYISEDNKYYDFNGIIVPKQSFRLDSFLDIFYPHILGLKYSLEEEKKYYSILKDWLPILRYLGDRFSTDPKNVIDWNKSRAGLILPLHGSFYFNEKVKIETGDVVFDVGAAPGDFASTASAMGASHIYCFEPNQAGINKISLLLNYEKSITIIPKMLGANEDINKNIISLDNYIDTNSIDRIDFIKIDVEGMENDVLLGAKKQ